From Streptomyces qinzhouensis, one genomic window encodes:
- a CDS encoding CBS domain-containing protein: MTTAKDIMHPGAHWIPAHETLDRAAQLMSRLDVGALPIADAQERLCGILTDRDIVVGCVALGHDPAKITAGEMARGTPRWIAAGSDVGEVLQEMQEHQIRRLPVIEEKKLVGMISEADLAQHLSDDQLAGWMEKVYARA, encoded by the coding sequence ATGACCACAGCCAAGGACATCATGCACCCCGGGGCCCACTGGATCCCGGCCCACGAGACCCTCGACCGGGCGGCCCAGTTGATGAGCCGCCTGGACGTGGGCGCGCTGCCCATCGCCGACGCTCAGGAGCGGCTCTGCGGCATCCTCACCGACCGGGACATCGTCGTCGGCTGTGTGGCCCTCGGCCACGATCCGGCGAAGATCACGGCCGGGGAGATGGCCCGGGGCACACCCCGGTGGATCGCGGCCGGCTCCGATGTGGGCGAGGTGCTCCAGGAGATGCAGGAGCACCAGATCCGGCGGCTGCCGGTGATCGAGGAGAAGAAGCTCGTCGGCATGATCAGCGAGGCGGATCTGGCGCAGCACCTCTCGGACGATCAGCTCGCCGGGTGGATGGAGAAGGTGTACGCCAGGGCCTGA